AGAATGTTCATAGTACAGGCTAGAGTTGAGGTTCCTGGCCAATGGATCACGATGAAAGCTTGCTTTAAAAATATAGAGAAATTGAGATCATATGATTAAAGATTAACTTTGTGTCAATCATGTTAACTCTCTGGTAAAACTAGATAACtggcttcttttttttattttatggagAAAACTTGCTTGGAGTTTCTGTGATTATGTACGTCATAGTTATGCCATTTGAAAAGTCAAATATAGAGTTCAAATATATATGAACAGTAGCTTTTAAGCAACTCTCATTTATGCCCTTCTGGATTTGTAAAGATAAGGAAGAGACAAACTAGTTTGGATTAGTAAAATCAAAATTCCTATCATATAAGAAAAGGAAAAGCAAAATAGTATTAGATATATTATGGTCACCATAAGGATAGATGAACTTAAGGAAAACATCAATTTGTTTCTAATCATCAACTCCAATTTTTCCGAATCCAAATAACAAGACTTTGACATGATAGCTATATTTGAGCATCTAACCAAATAATGTTTCAGTAGgataacaaaaaatatattttattcttaaGGATTCTCTCATGATCTAATGCTTTTCCACGTTGACAACAGGCAAGATACTAGACCTGCATTTTTTTTATTGAGTTGACTTTTTGATCAGATCTCTATATGTCATTAACTTCTTTAATGAGCAAAAATATAGACAATCTTGTAGATTTTGTTATATatgcacacacacatacacaagaaAATGATTTCGCTCCTCTGTCTCCATCCTCTTCATCCATGGATCGGTGAATGATTTTATTCCGAGACATTCTTCTAAATCCAAATAAAAATCACACAAAGTAgtgcttttggtattcaaatattGCTGTTAACTTGCTTTGACTTTTTGTTTATGATTTTTCCAGAAACCAATAAACTTGCTGTTTGTACATGTTATGAAATTTAGACCCCATGTAAACATAGAAGTCTGCGTCTTTTCCTTTCAAAACTTTCCTTTTGTATTTGTTATACAAGGAAGCAATAACAATTATGGTCACTTGTGCTCTCACTCGATTGCTATAACAGGAGCTCGTTGGTCAATATCAGTTaaagtttgttttttttttttgtggaatgATTGTATATCTTATTGTTTCTATTTCTCTATCTTACTGCAGAGCTATGATAAAGCTTTTTAAAATTAAAGACCAAAAGCGGGAGGATGCAGCAAATTCGAGTGGAAGGGCTCCTGTCAAGAAGCAGAGTGCTGGAGAATTGCGTCTTCACAAAGGTTTGTCTAAAATCAAGTGTTTTTCATCTTTGCAACTACCtttgttttatatttattttcaaacacAGTTTTACCATTTGGCAAACTTGTTGGCATTGGTAAATCTTTGCTTATTGATTTCCAATGAGCATAAATTATTATTCCCTAGGTGCACACATCGTATATATTTATCCTCcattatattaaatagaaatccaCTAAAACTCATGATAAAATTAGAGTGTTAGCATCTGATTGTGATCTAGATATCTTCATTTTGGCTGTAAATTGTATACCCTTCTTTGAAGAATTATTATCAAATTTAGAGACATTAAATTTGACCATTATGTTTTTAACGTGTGATATTATTTGCTTATTTTATGAATTTCCATgtgaaagaaaagatacaaatatcCAAGGTATAAAGTTTCAAatgataccacccggtacgggctgtACGGTCCGACAGTAAATTGGTATGCGGACCGCTTGCTACCGGacggtattttttatttataaattatatatacatatatatatatatatacatatatatatatatatatataatataggcGACATCgcacattattttttaattatatatatatatatatattaatatatatatcgaAGAGTATATTGCTTAGTATATAGTACAATACCATATCGAGAAAAGTTCGAAACTTCGGtacagtatgatatttcaatccttgcatatatctctaattttcttttatgattcTCAGAGGTATGAATTTGATTACTTAAAGGAGAGTTCATATTCAGATTCCTATTTACACTGAAGAACTTGTGTTATTAGCTTTGCTTTTTGTTTAACAAGACAAACCATTTGTTCTTGGTAGCATGGGCATGGGTCACTTAATCTTGAAATCGATGATCAACAAAGTTGAATTACACTTCTGTTATTACTTTTTATTTTACTAATTAGTAATATTCTTTTGGAGCAAAAGAATGGTCTTGCTCCAAGCATAGTTTTGCTAGTTTTGTTAAATGTTGGCTTTGGTCTGGAAACACATTTTTAGATGTTGAGCTCATCATGGCTTACTTTCCTGCAGTAAACTTTTACGAACAATTCTTAAATCTTAAGTACCATTATTTGATGATACTGCCAGAGACTGAGAGTTCTAATTTTTACTTCTCATTCAGTGTCGTGCGCTACTTTCAAGGCAGTTCTTTAAATAATCTAATATTGGAAAGGATGTTGTGTTAACTATTTGGTAGTTTTCGTTTTTTGTAACACTTCTATTAGATGTAGACCACTCTATTGAGCAAATTATTTGTCGATGCAATTTTTTGTCCATGGATTCTAGTCAGAAGTAATGGACAAGTAATTCATTCTTCAATTCGTTTTTCTGTACTTGACATAAATGGTTATGGAAATAAATATTGTTAATAGTTATTTTGGATTTTAGTTTTTGTAAAAAGTTTATATCTATTGCGCAACTTTCTAACCTCGCATCTCTTTGATCGGAAATGTTCTGTCATATAATAGAATCAGGTTTTCTACTCACAAGTTGCTACTTTAATTTTTCAGATATTAGTGAGCTTAATCTGCCCAAAAGCACTGTCATATCATTCCCAAATGGCAAGGATGATCTGATGAACTTTGAGATCAGCATAAGACCTGATGAAGGATACTATCAGTAAGTAGTTCCTGCCGGTAATCTCCAGCCATGGGATATTCTTACATTAATTGCTCCGCCAATAAAAAGTTATCTTATGTTGAAGGTTATTACTGCTTTACATGGATCTGTACTTTAACTAGCAAGCATATATAGGTTTTTGACTTTTTTGTATAAATTTGATTATTCAGTTATTCAATTTCCAAGTTCTTGTAAATCAATTGATCTCTCTCTTGGATTATTCCGTGTTACAGTAAGTTTTGTTTTATGAAGATTTTATTCATCTTCTACCTGTGATACTTTTGTCCTAAATATTGTAAAGCTGTAAAAACTTATGTTTTCTTTATGTTATATTGTTCTTATGGTGAATTTCTACGAGTCTTGATTAATTATATGATGCTTATTTATTTTTTAGAGGTGGTACATTTGTTTTTACCTTTCAAGTATCTCCTTCTTATCCTCATGAGCCACCAAAGGTCAAGTGCAAGACAAAGGTAAAGTTTGATTTGAGGCAATATTTACCAAATTTTGCCTTTTAGATTACATTAAATGTAAATTTTTTGCTCCAGGTTTACCATCCTAACATTGACCTGGAGGGAAATGTTTGCCTGAACATTCTGCGTGAAGACTGGAAGCCTGTGCTTAACATAAATACTGTTATTTATGGGTTGATTCTTCTTTTCATGGTACTATAATTTAGACTGGTGCTACAAAGTTTATTATTCTCCATTATATACATTGTTGTAGGTGTAGCCATGTCTAGCTAATTTCAAAGCATGTAGTACTCCTAGATTTAATGGGTTCTCCAAAATATAATCAGACAATGAAGGTATATATTTTTGCATCAAGAGATCAATTTAGAAGACAGGCAATGTTTGTTGGTTTATTCAACACCTCAAGTGTATATTTGATAATTGTTGaactttatgatatttttttcttttgattttttttcttgaattaaaatcataTCATTTAAAATGCTCATGAAAATTAAGTCCAATAGTTACTTTGTTCTTTATTTGATATTTGATTGTTTCATGGCATTGTACTTGGTATGTATATGTTATGTTATCCAGTTTGAAtgtgtttttttctttctaaacACATCTGCTCTGAATGATGGGTTGTCTCGAAACATCCTTCATGATTATGATTCGACACTTGTATGTTGGGATAGCACTTACATGTTTCCTGTTGCCATGCCAAAAATtagtccatatatatatatatatatatatatatatatatatatatatatatatatatatatatatatatatattctgtgaTCCATGAACATTAGACAAATTTTTTTGATGcccttttgttttatattttttagcactttagtaTCGTGTCACTCGATTTGCTTTATGATGGATGCACAATCTAAAAGAGATTGATTAAGCGTATTTCATATGGTATATAACTAACTGTTGTATATGGCTGCTACTGGTTTGTGCACAGCAACCAAACGATGAGGACCCACTAAATCATGATGCAGCTGCAGTCCTACGTGACAACCCTAGGTTGTTTGAGACAAATGTCAGAAGGGCAATGGCTGGAGGATACGTGGGTCAAATCTACTTCCCCAGATGCATATAACAGTGCTGTTAAATGGCAGCTTGTAATGTATGGTATGCAAGCTTTCATGATATAATACCTTGGAAACCATGGAATTGCCTATGTGAATTTTTTTACTTGTGCTGCTAAGTGTAAAACTCTGTTGATATTTATGTTCATTTCCTCTGCTGTGGTGTAAGTTGGTAAATTTGGCCTCTCATCGACTTGATCATGCATATATGAATATTGGTCTTATTGgggcatacatatatacatacatacatacatacatacatatatattgttcAATTACCCTCGTCTTTTTGCTTTTCTGTGggtaaataaatttttaattgatTTGATGACCTTCTATCACCTAACCTTGTTAATTGTTGGGGGCAATCATAGAGCTACAGTCTTTTGCCTCTATTTCATTACATGTTCATTTTCATCTCATGCCAACCTCGTGTGCTGGGTGCTGCCACGATTttttttgtctgagcaaaaatggTTGATGGCTATTCGATCTTTCAGCGAAGGACCGTGAACCTATGTTACTCGTTATTCTACGTAAGCAGGATAAGATGGAGATGGCTTCGGCAAGGTGTGTATCTCAGCAGCTGGCCAAACGCAATtcactttcttttcttctctctttttgcaGGCACGAATAATTTGCATGCGCGGATACCCGCCTCCTCTTCCTAGCTGATCAACAGATCCCAGCACAACATAAATGTTAAATGGAATCAGATACTAGCAGGAGTAATTTTccctgattatttatttatttaacgaGCTGCTCAAAACAAAGCTGGAATCACCTTTAAACAGCTAGTGGAAAAGAAGCAGTAAGCATACAGCCGTTCATACCGCATATGTGAAGCATTCCTACACGGAACGAACGTAAGCAAGGGATCACTTTTTCAACTTTTTTGGTCGTGGACACGATACGATGCTCAGCCAACAGCAAAAGTGAAGAGTGAGTGGATGGTCCAAGTCACAATCACATGTTGCTGGGTTCCTAGCTGGAAAGAGGAACCAGTATTTAACTAATGacaaattaataataaattgatTCAGACGTTCGGCCTGGCGTTCCCTAACACTCGTGAGTAGGTGGGTCGACGCAGACGGGTAGAATCACACACTTGGCCCGATGGTGGTGGGAACCTCCACATCTCATCTGATGATGAGCTCACGCCGACGGAAGCGAAGGGATCATCTGACTCGTTAGTGTTAACTAAAAAGCTAATTAAGTCGCTGGTAGTGGAGGATACGAAAGGCGAGCAAAAGTTTCAGATAAGCTTCGAGTTAGTGGAAGAACATAAGAGCAACACCACGAAGGCTAAAAGTGAACACGTACTCTCGTATTCcaaaaagcagagagagagagagagagagagagagagagagagagagagagaggattaacCCTACCGCTCGTTGAAATTCCCAGTATAATAAATTCCACTGGTTCCTCGTAAAAACGATGCGGGCACCATCGATCTGCGTCCGCTTGAAAATAGGACAACAGCGCACTGCTAATGTTGGGGATATGCATGCAAGTAGGTAGATGATGTTAGGCATCAACACGACGAATAGAAGCCGGCCGGAAATTAACCTGGCTTAACGATGGAATATAACGCACCGTCTTTTTTGCTAGAAAATGGAGACCACGCACCTCAAAATTTTCTTGCCGGACCAAAAGCAAGGGCACTTTGTTGGCGGCTGCAGGTTGCTTGGTTTACAAGATTATCACGACtcccttctttctttccttcctccTTTTTAGAGGAAGACTCCTCTAGCAGCTATTTAAAGGCAACCTTTCAGATTCTATGGCACTTGCTTTCCACAGATACCGCAGGGGACGAAGGCATCCGTTTTTATCCATCTCTTTCGCCTCGTAGCTATGGGTTATGATCTCTGGTCCGTGGCTCCCGATGATATAGGTTGACACTCGGAGGGGAGGGGAAGCAAGGGGACGAAGGTTCGTTCTTCCTCGCCAAACCCCTCCCCTCCCTTCTCCTTCAGTTTGTCCATGCGTTCCGTCTGCACACAAAGCGGAGCTTGTGGCTGAGGCATGCATGGCAAACCGGCAAGTCACGCGACGGCAGAGGGAAACTCCATGACGAGTCGCCCTCAGTTTGCACTCTCTTCTTGTCTGTAGCTCTACTACTCGTGCTCACCTCGTGTTTCTGTTGCGATTCATGTTGGAACCGAAGCATGATGATGTGCATCAACCCTTCTGACGGTCTACTGTTAAATAAGAACTCCCAAGGTTGGCAACAATCAGTCGACGGCAACGATACGATGGAGCTCATAGCGATGTGCTACTGCTACTATTGCTACTTGGGTCACAATAAAGTGTGAATTTATGGGAGCTAGCTGCTTGGTGAAAACCAGATTATACATTGCCCTCCTCCTGTTTCTTCGCGCTTAAGTTACCTATTACGACCGATTCGAATCATAAAACCAGTGAATTCACGCTTCGTACACTTTTGTTAAACTAATGGCGTGCATCATTGGTTCCGACGACAACTCCATCTGCCAATAATGCCTTCCGAGGCATTTGCCCTTACGCATCTTAATACACAGGGTATCTATAGTCTTCACACTCTTGTATATATAATACTTGTGTTAGCATTCGTCCGATAAACTCTGATTAATCACCTATAGCAATCTTATATTTATAGTGCTTATAATAAGAATAAAAGTTACATCGAAGTAATGAAAATGATCGGTTTGACGTTAACTAAATGTTCTATTCCTCTTACACGGAAGTACAAGTGCAACGATGCATGATTTATCTAGACTAATTATAAatagttacgaaagtaaaatatctaggtTTATGTATCCTAACGGCATTAGTTTtatcaacaaaaatataaaaacaaaaggtaaaaatataattttaacgttcGGTAACAAATGACATCGGTGGTGGTGGAAAGTAGCACTGCTAGCATCGACAGCGACGTAATTACATGGTCGCCTCTAACGACGATAAAGTCCACTTTCACCATGATGCCACTCGCCTTCACGAGGAGCATGTCGTTGACATCGCTGCCCACCCTATGCCGTTCTACATCTACATCGACGCTGACGCAATTGCCGCTCGGTATCTGTGTCAGCATCGATACAAATATTGGTGGTTGTCACGATGTCTACGACGAAGATGGTGGCTACCTTGCTGCTAATCCATTAGGCGAATCTTAGCCTCAACTCGAAGTTGGGGACGTTAGAGCTCTTACCACTCCTACCGCGTCAGTTTTGGCACCACCTCTTGCCGAGCGACTCTTCTGTCGCTCTGCATCTACATCAGTGTTGACGCAGATGCAGAGCAGCATCGCTCGATAATTACTTCGACGCAGATGCAAATGTATTAGATGTTGTCTGGGCTGGGTCGATAGTCGAGAAAACCCAACGACCCGATCCGAGGAAGGTGAATTGTGGCGTCCACAATGGAGCATGCCGCCTTGCAAGAGTTATACAAGTTGAAGAGCTAGAACCAGTCGATGATGGATTCCGCCCTTTGTGGTGTGACGTTGGGCACTAACCAGAGCTCATCCACGTTGTTATCATCGTGCGGGAGGCCATTAGAGCAAAGGGCGAGTGCAATCATGAACGTGCCAGAGGAGGCAATAGAGTGCTTCTTGCACGTGGTGGAGAGTTCCGAGTGAGAGCGGATTGGGGGAAGGATGGGGGAGGAGATGGTAGGGAAAGGCATCCTCAATTACGAGCTGGGTGGGAGAGGAATTTAGGGATTCCGAGGCATTGCTCCCCAGAGAATGGGATGGCAGAGGTGCGAGGGAATGGGGAGCAACCACTACCATGTGTCGACATCAACATAATTTCTGAATGACAACTGCGTCAGCATCGACGCATATGCAGAGTGGAGCGAGACAAGCAACGATGAGATCGGCGGTGCACTGCTCACAGAGGAAGGTGGTGTCACTGTGAGAGCGGACCTTATCATCATCGAAGGCGACTAGACAACTGTATCGGCATCGAcgctagtggtgccaccgtctaCCACCACCAACGCTATCTGCCAtcaaacgttaaaattatcttttttatcttttgtatttatatttttatcggtAAAACCGGTATCGTTAAGATAaatgaatttaaatattttatttttataattataaaaatattaatatatcttttaaaatttataaattaaaaatattaaagatagctATTTAGTGGTTGCTGCACTCGCCCGATTTATCTCTTTTCATTTGTTTGCTCGTTTTCCCATCAATCAGACCGGCGAACTTCCCTAATCGCGCAGCCCATGAGCATGTCACATGTCAGAACCACTGCCGATGGGTTCGTTTCCACCCAACCCAACTGTTGGGCATCCACTTACGTGGCTATCTGACACCCTATAACATCCCTACGGCCAACTAGTCGAGATGGCCATCCGAACCCGTCTCGATTAGGGTTATAATTAAAATCCATCTACACCGTCGAAGCGTTACGCGCCCGAATCACAGCCCTTATTTGGGTCAGGGGACGTCTCCGTCTCTGTAAATCCCGGCGAAGATCGACGCCTATTTCGCAGCCGCGATCGCGTCGCCGCCTTCTTTCCTGTCGTCCTTTCGGTTGGCCTCCCTCCcgtgcctccgcctccgcctccgcctctggTATTCCCGATTGTTTCCGTTTCCAATCCACGTTCTCCATCTCCAGAGGCAGGGCAGGTTAACTAGTTTCTTTTTCCTGATCTAGAGCAGGTCGGGGACTTCGCTCAGCTTCCTGGTTCTGGTTATCTGATGGCTGGCGGTAATTTCTTGGGAAGAGTCATCAGCTACGTCGTCAACGAGTTGGTCGTGGAAGGCCTCGCTAACAAGTAACCCTCTGTTCCTTTATTGGTTCCCATGCTATCTCGCAGCCTGTTCTTTTTTTCCTTGGGTGTATGCTTCTTAATCTTCTAGATGGGTCTTCTGATCCATTTCTCGTTCGACTCGTTCCTTCGAAGCTGCAAAGGCATCTTTTAGTTTATCTCTCTTCTTCTGTATTCCGTTCCAGTAGACTGTATTTCAGGCATATGCCGCCGGCTGGGGAGATCGAGTGCACCCTTTTAGCATAGCCAATTGACGTCCGTGTGGTAACGAGGTCACATTTGTTTGAGAACTGATTGCACCTGGTCTATGCTTCTGAGAATTGTTTGTTTTCCCTATCTTTTGACAAATATTTCACTTAGATGATTAAGAAACCTGCTTCTTTTGCAATTTATACAACCACGATGATCCCACAGGCCGTGATGATTCTATGGAAATGATCGCATGCCAGTTTATCTTTTTTTGGTTTGCAGTATAATAAATACCCTTTaaaattttctcctttttatatatatttttagatcaTTTGGGCTGCTttatattttatgttcttttcaaGCTTGTCCTGTTTACCGATTTTAGAATTATAAGAATCTTCTTGTTAGACAGCTCACAAAACTGTAATCATCCTTCGGACCTGTAATGACTACTGTGGAGGTGATGGACCATCTATAGGACCGAAGTCGTTGTCATTCTATTGAAGTGCTTTACAACATAAAACTATTTGCAGTGTTATATCCTTTGCATTCATTTTATATCGAATATGATTCGTCTGTTTTATGGTTTATGTTTGTGTTTGAAGCAAGAAAATTTGCCTTTTTCTCTGTCTCCTTAGTTGATAAATGCATGGTATGTCTGTTTTATGGTTTATATTTGTATTTGAAGTCAGAAAAAGTTGTCCTTTTGCTTTGTCTCATTACTGGAGAGATTCAGAGAGGTTTGTCtgctttatgagtttatatttgtaTTTGAAGCAACAAAATTTTGGTGCAAACTCACTGTTGCATTTGAGCATTTGAATGATGGTAAGCCACATGTTCGTACCAACTGTTCTGGCTTGGTTGCCAGATTTTCTTTCTCAAGTTTTCTGGTTCATCCAAGAATGTTAATTTAGATTTTTGTGGTCATTTGATATAACCTTGACGTTATGATTCGGTGTGAACAGCCGTGCCTTTCAAAGGTTTGCCGTGAGAACTTCTAAAGCTATAGAAGATGTTTCTACTAAAGGTAAATTATCTTTGCTTTCTGTCTTTTTGGAAATGTAGATGTAATCCAGCTCATATTCCTGAGCCTGAAAAAACATATGCTTTTCCATCAACGGACATAAATATATCTCATGGGCTAGTTTGAAATATTTTGTGGATTTTGGTTAGAAGTATTGCAAAATTCGAAGTACCAGAATGTCCTGTGGGTTTTTCTTAGAAATTGTTGTGAAAATCGGATGACCAGTACCAGGGTCTTTGACAGCTTTGTCTTTCACTGTAGGATTGTTGCTTATTCTACAATATGTGTGCTTGATTTGTGTTTTGTGAAGTATGCATCTCAACCGGTGGGATCTATGCAATTTCGATGCCTTTTAAATTGCAGAATTTGACCTTTTAAGTTTTACAGATCACCTTACTATTCTCGGGATACCAAAAAGAAAGTGCTAGACTATACTCATTGACACATCTTAGCAGTATAATGCGGTATAGAAAGAACTTGCAAACTGTATTCATTGCTCAAACTGTGTCCATTGGTGAACATCGTTGCAAAGATCTTGTAGTTATGTAATATAAAGGCTAGCAATCTAATTTACAGTTAAAATATATGAAAGACTGATCATTTTTTGTAAATTATCATTCTGAGTTGGCAGTAAATTTCTTGCTTGATCTTGTAGTTATGTAATATAAAGGCTAGCAATCTAATTTAcagttaaaaatatatgaatgacTGATTATTTTCTGAAAATTATCATTCTGAGTTGGCAGTAAAATTCTGGCTTGGGGCAACTTCGTTTTCATTTGCTACTTTTGATGTCTCTTGCAGCTGCTCAGGCAAGAGAACGACTTGTTGCGCAACTGAAGGATGCCACAAAAGATGATGATGTATGTCTTTATTCATAGAACAGTCTTTTGCTAGCCTCTAAGCTTTTCTGTTGAATTCTTCATGTGATGCCCTCTAATCTGTCCGGCTTCTTTTTTGCAGTCCTTCAGGAGGCCTTGAATACTTAAGAAGGTTCTTGTTAGATCCATGAAGTCATATTGTGAAGCTGTGTTATGCCAGTAG
This Musa acuminata AAA Group cultivar baxijiao chromosome BXJ1-2, Cavendish_Baxijiao_AAA, whole genome shotgun sequence DNA region includes the following protein-coding sequences:
- the LOC135611290 gene encoding NEDD8-conjugating enzyme Ubc12-like is translated as MIKLFKIKDQKREDAANSSGRAPVKKQSAGELRLHKDISELNLPKSTVISFPNGKDDLMNFEISIRPDEGYYQGGTFVFTFQVSPSYPHEPPKVKCKTKVYHPNIDLEGNVCLNILREDWKPVLNINTVIYGLILLFMQPNDEDPLNHDAAAVLRDNPRLFETNVRRAMAGGYVGQIYFPRCI